Proteins found in one Pseudomonadota bacterium genomic segment:
- a CDS encoding flagellar regulator YcgR PilZN domain-containing protein: protein MPVDSDSLTRYEMICDKRRVRQILRQMVENRIPLNVSIPDTDDRYSTTLVDIDEYQHEIVIDGLRPASGNDRLLEARRLSVMGAMGGQEILFASRLVNSSQGAERLLLRISFPEWLRYLQQRGCHRVPVGSTVDAGLVLYDDGFERQVVGKLEDLSEEGLGVSFPDHLSVDVGDAAYPIILRLPDGDLITDVELRFKGQIEICRQTRVGARFVSLEPKQRAMIRRFVADLQRRMIRVRTHTGD, encoded by the coding sequence ATGCCTGTTGATTCGGATTCTCTCACCCGATACGAGATGATTTGCGATAAGCGTCGCGTGAGGCAGATTCTCCGCCAGATGGTGGAGAATCGTATTCCTCTGAATGTCTCGATTCCCGATACCGACGACCGTTATAGCACCACCTTGGTCGACATCGATGAGTACCAGCATGAAATCGTTATAGACGGCCTTCGTCCTGCATCGGGCAATGATCGGCTGCTGGAGGCAAGGCGTCTCAGCGTGATGGGGGCGATGGGTGGTCAAGAAATTCTCTTCGCATCTCGTTTGGTCAACTCTTCGCAGGGAGCGGAGCGGTTGTTGTTACGGATATCCTTTCCCGAATGGCTGCGGTATTTACAACAACGCGGTTGTCATCGTGTGCCTGTCGGCTCCACGGTCGATGCGGGTTTAGTTCTGTACGACGATGGCTTTGAGCGTCAAGTCGTCGGCAAACTGGAAGACTTGTCAGAAGAGGGACTTGGAGTGAGTTTTCCAGATCATTTGAGTGTCGACGTGGGGGATGCCGCTTATCCGATCATCCTCCGTCTGCCGGACGGGGATCTGATAACCGATGTCGAACTGCGATTTAAAGGACAAATTGAGATCTGCAGGCAAACCCGTGTTGGCGCCCGATTCGTTTCTCTGGAACCCAAGCAACGCGCCATGATCCGCCGGTTCGTTGCCGATTTGCAGCGAAGGATGATTCGGGTCAGAACCCATACCGGCGACTGA
- a CDS encoding helix-turn-helix domain-containing protein produces MTNSNNASLERQIRRACINCSLSELCVPVGLNRNDVERLESVVERSGPKHTGDHLYRVGEQFHTLFVVRSGCFKNYRVDSEGRDRVLGFFLPGEIMGLDAIYPGTYQSDAVSLDTGSVCALPYEELTLLASQIPRLQDQIMRLLSKDLSNHVWLAGDSHAEERLAGFLIDLSNRFRERGYSDREFVLAMSRRDIANFLRLATETVSRVFTRFEKEGLIEVNRRDVKLLDMAALAHTARCVTRFV; encoded by the coding sequence GTGACGAATTCGAACAATGCCTCGTTGGAGCGTCAGATTCGTCGTGCCTGCATTAACTGTTCGCTCAGCGAGTTATGCGTTCCGGTCGGTTTGAACCGCAACGATGTCGAACGTTTGGAGAGCGTCGTTGAGCGTTCCGGTCCGAAGCACACCGGTGACCACCTTTATCGGGTGGGCGAACAGTTTCACACGCTGTTTGTGGTTCGTTCCGGCTGTTTCAAGAATTACCGTGTTGATAGCGAGGGTCGCGACCGCGTCCTCGGGTTTTTCTTACCCGGCGAGATCATGGGCTTGGACGCCATTTACCCGGGCACTTACCAATCCGACGCGGTGTCATTGGATACCGGCTCAGTGTGCGCCTTGCCCTATGAAGAACTAACGCTTCTGGCATCCCAGATTCCCCGTCTTCAAGACCAGATTATGCGGCTGCTAAGTAAAGATTTGTCTAACCATGTGTGGCTGGCGGGCGATAGTCACGCGGAGGAAAGACTGGCCGGTTTTCTAATAGACCTGTCTAATCGGTTTCGGGAGCGGGGCTACTCGGATCGAGAATTTGTTCTGGCGATGTCGCGGCGGGATATCGCAAACTTTTTGCGTCTTGCGACGGAAACCGTTAGTCGAGTGTTTACGCGATTTGAGAAAGAAGGTTTGATTGAGGTCAACCGCAGAGATGTCAAGCTACTCGACATGGCTGCTCTGGCGCACACCGCGCGGTGTGTGACCCGATTTGTTTGA
- the fabB gene encoding beta-ketoacyl-ACP synthase I, which produces MRRVVVTGMGVVSSIGNNKQDVLNSLRNGTSGIARNETYQELGFRSHVDGPLRIDPKELIDRKLFRFMGDAAAYAYIAMREAIEDAGLPAEIVSNPRTGLICGSGGASPRNQVDAVDILREKGIRRVGPYMVPRTMASTTSACLATSYQIQGINYSISSACATSAHCIGNACEQIQLGKQDVVFAGGGEELHWSLSMMFDAMGALSSKYNDHPTTASRTFDADRDGFVISGGGGMLVLEELEHALERGAPIYAEIVGYGATSDGFDMVAPSGEGAIRCMRRALETTDGPIDYINTHGTSTPVGDVKELQAIREVFGDSIPALTSTKSLTGHALGAAGAHEAIYSILMMKNDFIAASANIETLDPEAEGFPIVRERRDGVRLDRILSNSFGFGGTNACLVLQRFER; this is translated from the coding sequence ATGCGAAGAGTCGTCGTGACCGGAATGGGCGTCGTGTCCAGCATCGGGAACAATAAGCAAGATGTGCTGAACTCGCTACGCAACGGAACCAGTGGAATCGCACGAAACGAAACGTATCAGGAATTGGGCTTTCGTTCCCATGTGGACGGCCCGCTTCGCATAGATCCGAAAGAGCTGATCGATCGGAAACTGTTTCGTTTCATGGGCGATGCCGCCGCCTACGCCTATATCGCGATGCGTGAGGCCATCGAAGATGCCGGCTTGCCGGCGGAGATCGTTTCAAATCCGCGCACCGGACTCATCTGCGGAAGCGGCGGAGCATCGCCAAGGAATCAAGTCGATGCAGTTGATATTCTCCGGGAAAAAGGAATTCGGCGGGTCGGGCCGTATATGGTCCCGCGGACCATGGCCAGCACCACATCGGCTTGCCTAGCGACCTCCTATCAGATTCAAGGGATCAACTACTCCATCAGCTCAGCCTGCGCCACCAGCGCGCACTGCATCGGAAACGCCTGCGAGCAAATCCAACTTGGCAAGCAGGACGTCGTCTTCGCCGGGGGCGGCGAAGAACTGCATTGGTCGTTGAGCATGATGTTCGACGCCATGGGTGCGTTATCCAGCAAGTACAATGACCACCCCACGACCGCCTCCCGAACATTCGATGCCGACCGCGATGGGTTTGTCATTTCCGGTGGCGGCGGAATGCTCGTTTTGGAAGAGTTGGAGCACGCGCTCGAACGCGGTGCCCCGATTTATGCCGAGATCGTTGGCTACGGTGCGACCTCCGACGGTTTTGATATGGTGGCACCCTCCGGAGAAGGCGCGATACGCTGCATGCGCCGAGCGCTGGAAACAACCGATGGGCCTATTGACTACATCAACACCCACGGAACCAGTACTCCGGTTGGTGACGTCAAGGAACTGCAAGCGATTCGCGAGGTTTTCGGCGATTCGATCCCCGCCCTCACATCGACGAAATCGCTCACGGGACACGCGTTGGGGGCTGCCGGCGCACACGAAGCGATTTACTCTATCCTCATGATGAAAAACGATTTCATCGCCGCATCCGCCAACATCGAAACACTGGATCCGGAAGCGGAAGGCTTCCCGATCGTGCGTGAACGACGCGATGGCGTTCGATTGGATCGGATTCTGTCTAACAGCTTTGGTTTCGGCGGCACCAATGCTTGCCTGGTACTACAACGTTTCGAGCGCTGA
- the fabA gene encoding 3-hydroxyacyl-[acyl-carrier-protein] dehydratase FabA: MERRQSFNYDDLLACGRGELFGPGNAQLPLPPMLMFDRITHVSDKGGVYDKGHMVAELDIRPELWFFECHFRNDPVMPGCLGLDAMWQLIGFHLAWLGAPGRGRALGVGEVKFTGQVLPDAKRVTYKIDMKRVILRKLVMGISDATMEVDGKTIYEAKDLRAGLFTST; the protein is encoded by the coding sequence GTGGAAAGACGCCAGAGCTTCAACTACGATGATCTGCTGGCCTGTGGGCGCGGCGAACTGTTTGGTCCTGGCAATGCCCAATTGCCATTACCGCCGATGCTGATGTTCGACCGCATCACCCATGTATCGGATAAGGGCGGCGTCTATGACAAAGGACATATGGTCGCCGAATTGGACATCCGCCCGGAACTGTGGTTTTTCGAGTGTCATTTCCGCAATGATCCTGTCATGCCCGGATGTTTGGGTCTGGATGCCATGTGGCAGCTGATCGGATTCCACTTGGCTTGGCTGGGTGCCCCCGGCCGTGGCCGTGCCTTGGGTGTTGGTGAAGTCAAATTCACCGGACAAGTGCTGCCCGATGCCAAACGCGTCACTTACAAAATCGATATGAAGCGGGTGATATTACGCAAGCTCGTGATGGGCATCAGCGACGCCACAATGGAAGTTGATGGAAAAACAATTTATGAAGCCAAGGATTTACGGGCCGGTTTGTTCACTTCCACCTGA
- a CDS encoding flagellar protein FlgN — protein sequence MDINDMRHQLRALFEEGTQHAQTLLGLIERERVMLTRNDWDALEVVVGKKRVCVEALENVDIAQKRLTATWSDDASPLSIDALLGHLDSGQPESERVTPAWKEMLDLLRHVQRANAVNGVALNLRQRQAKQALALLSGHADQPVYGPAGDPSAWTAPASRSFGAA from the coding sequence ATGGACATAAATGATATGCGCCACCAGTTGCGTGCCCTCTTTGAAGAGGGTACGCAACACGCTCAAACGCTTCTGGGCCTGATCGAACGGGAGCGGGTCATGTTGACCCGGAACGATTGGGACGCCCTGGAGGTGGTTGTTGGAAAAAAACGCGTGTGTGTTGAAGCGTTGGAAAACGTCGATATCGCGCAAAAAAGGCTGACGGCAACGTGGTCTGATGATGCCTCACCTTTGTCAATCGATGCCTTGCTCGGTCACCTGGACAGCGGTCAGCCGGAGTCCGAACGTGTGACCCCGGCTTGGAAAGAAATGCTCGATTTACTGAGGCACGTCCAACGGGCCAACGCGGTAAACGGCGTCGCCTTGAACCTCCGGCAACGCCAAGCGAAACAAGCCCTCGCCCTATTGAGCGGACACGCGGATCAGCCTGTCTATGGGCCCGCGGGAGACCCATCCGCTTGGACGGCCCCAGCATCCCGTAGTTTTGGCGCGGCTTAG
- the pyk gene encoding pyruvate kinase, with product MSKFFPKHKTKIVCTVGPASWQPATLKRMVSAGMNIARLNLAHGSPDDHVRMIRDIRAAAKSLNRRVAILADLPGPKMRVGQIPNAPIHLRRDQKICLTDDPKNKTEINIPLDCEGLRNSIRTGATIYLNDGFIQLKVTRIDGHDIHCRVIVGGSLYSHNGLNIPGIDLGIAAFTEEDRKLMSFALDAGVDALSVSFVQRAADIHAARAAAAERGFSPFIIGKIERGLAVENIDEILSAADGIMVARGDLGVETPIEAIAVTQKALIRKANLRGRPVITATQMLESMTENRRPTRAEATDVANAILDGTDCVMLSGESAMGSYPVDAVRMMARIASTVEPSRSRDDVHAKLLKSNAQGKARVEDVMAMDMSTAVDRLKPRIVVAPTDSGATARRLSRFKFPHWIVAFTSSHQVCQNLCFSYGVYPEMIEPGDYSWRELSRQWCADHDISSGRVVMTHGPSRAQPDASSFVEIFEL from the coding sequence ATGTCAAAATTTTTTCCCAAACACAAAACTAAAATTGTCTGCACCGTCGGCCCGGCGTCGTGGCAACCAGCGACGCTCAAGCGGATGGTGAGTGCGGGTATGAATATCGCTCGACTCAACTTGGCGCATGGCAGTCCTGATGATCACGTGAGGATGATCCGAGACATTCGTGCGGCCGCGAAATCACTGAACCGCCGTGTTGCCATTTTGGCTGATCTTCCCGGACCCAAAATGCGGGTAGGTCAAATCCCAAACGCACCGATCCATCTACGCCGAGACCAGAAAATCTGTCTGACAGACGACCCGAAAAACAAAACCGAGATCAATATTCCGCTGGATTGCGAAGGCTTGCGGAATTCGATCAGAACCGGCGCAACGATTTATTTAAACGACGGATTTATTCAACTCAAGGTCACCCGAATCGACGGCCACGACATTCACTGTCGGGTGATAGTCGGCGGGTCATTGTACTCCCACAACGGGCTGAACATTCCAGGCATTGATCTAGGTATCGCAGCATTCACCGAAGAGGATCGAAAACTAATGTCTTTCGCGCTGGATGCCGGTGTCGATGCCTTGAGCGTCTCATTCGTGCAACGTGCAGCAGACATTCATGCCGCGCGTGCGGCCGCGGCTGAACGTGGTTTTTCGCCTTTTATCATCGGGAAAATCGAACGCGGTCTTGCGGTTGAGAATATCGATGAAATACTCAGCGCGGCCGACGGCATCATGGTCGCACGCGGAGACCTGGGTGTGGAAACGCCGATTGAAGCCATCGCAGTAACGCAAAAGGCGTTGATCAGAAAAGCGAATTTGCGCGGACGCCCCGTGATCACGGCCACGCAAATGTTGGAATCGATGACAGAAAATCGGCGACCGACCCGAGCTGAAGCGACAGATGTCGCCAATGCCATTTTGGACGGCACCGACTGCGTGATGTTGTCAGGAGAATCGGCGATGGGGAGCTATCCCGTCGATGCTGTGAGGATGATGGCTCGGATCGCCAGCACTGTGGAACCCTCTCGCTCCCGCGATGACGTCCACGCCAAACTGCTGAAATCGAATGCGCAGGGAAAAGCCCGGGTAGAAGACGTGATGGCGATGGATATGTCAACGGCGGTAGATCGGTTAAAACCTCGCATCGTGGTCGCGCCCACCGACAGCGGTGCGACAGCCAGGCGGCTGAGCCGCTTCAAGTTTCCTCATTGGATCGTCGCCTTCACCAGTTCCCACCAAGTCTGCCAAAACCTCTGTTTTTCCTACGGTGTATACCCGGAGATGATCGAGCCCGGCGACTACAGCTGGCGAGAACTCAGCCGCCAATGGTGTGCCGATCACGACATATCTAGCGGAAGGGTCGTAATGACCCACGGCCCATCACGCGCGCAGCCCGATGCCAGTAGTTTCGTGGAAATCTTCGAGTTATAG
- the pdxH gene encoding pyridoxamine 5'-phosphate oxidase, with the protein MALNERNAPKDPFILFTQWYAMSQTLGLSEPTAMTVVTVDTAGQPSARVVLLKEYDSRGFVFFTNYNSRKGSDICDNAKCALLFYWGPVARQIRIEGVIEKVDPAESDTYFATRPRNSQLGAWASPQSQPIENRRQLTDQFEELRQKYEGRPIPRPPHWGGYRVVPTVMEFWQGMPDRLHDRLQYDVLASGEWSMKRLAP; encoded by the coding sequence ATGGCCCTCAACGAGCGTAACGCGCCAAAAGATCCCTTCATATTGTTCACACAGTGGTACGCGATGAGCCAAACGCTCGGGTTAAGCGAACCGACCGCGATGACGGTTGTCACCGTTGACACGGCCGGACAACCGTCCGCCCGAGTAGTGTTGTTGAAAGAGTATGACTCGCGCGGATTTGTTTTTTTTACCAACTATAACAGTCGCAAAGGCTCGGATATTTGCGACAACGCGAAATGCGCCCTGCTGTTCTATTGGGGCCCGGTGGCGCGGCAAATCCGTATCGAGGGGGTTATCGAAAAAGTAGACCCCGCTGAATCGGATACCTATTTCGCCACTCGCCCGCGTAACAGCCAACTCGGTGCTTGGGCATCACCGCAAAGTCAGCCCATCGAAAACCGGCGCCAACTGACGGATCAATTCGAAGAGTTACGGCAGAAATATGAAGGCCGCCCCATTCCGCGGCCGCCCCACTGGGGTGGATATCGCGTCGTTCCCACCGTGATGGAGTTTTGGCAGGGCATGCCTGACCGTCTGCATGATCGCTTGCAATATGATGTTCTGGCATCGGGCGAGTGGTCGATGAAAAGGCTTGCCCCCTGA
- the ccmA gene encoding cytochrome c biogenesis heme-transporting ATPase CcmA, translated as MQPRLCADELICIRDERVLFEGLSFQLYPGDALEIEGRNGSGKTSLLRILAGLSEPEEGAVRWRDRDIRSWQSSFHGELAYVGHLNGVSSDLTAVENLQFAGSLGDGRADIDFEAALHRVGLLGFEDVLVRRLSAGQRRRVALAHLLLASASLWILDEPLTALDVRGQAMVARLVNDHLSQGGIVVSSTHGGLDYEADARVSRLRLG; from the coding sequence ATGCAGCCGAGGCTTTGTGCGGACGAGTTGATCTGTATTCGAGATGAACGGGTGTTGTTTGAGGGCTTGAGCTTCCAACTCTATCCGGGGGATGCGTTGGAGATCGAGGGCAGGAACGGTAGCGGTAAAACCAGTTTGCTCCGAATCCTTGCCGGGCTATCGGAGCCGGAAGAGGGCGCCGTGCGTTGGCGTGACCGCGATATTCGGAGTTGGCAGTCATCTTTTCACGGTGAACTCGCTTACGTTGGTCACCTGAATGGCGTGAGCTCGGATTTGACCGCGGTCGAAAATCTTCAGTTCGCTGGTTCTTTGGGCGATGGTCGCGCAGATATTGATTTCGAGGCGGCTCTGCATCGGGTCGGTCTGCTCGGTTTTGAAGATGTGCTGGTCCGTCGCCTGTCCGCGGGGCAGCGTCGAAGGGTGGCCCTGGCCCACTTGCTGCTTGCATCGGCTTCGCTGTGGATTCTGGACGAGCCGTTGACGGCGTTGGATGTCCGCGGACAAGCCATGGTTGCGAGGCTGGTCAACGATCATCTGTCGCAAGGGGGTATCGTCGTCAGTAGCACTCATGGGGGGCTAGACTACGAGGCCGATGCGCGGGTGTCCCGCTTGCGCTTGGGCTAG
- the flgM gene encoding flagellar biosynthesis anti-sigma factor FlgM: MPDKIDGLGPQITEALNRVSQSKFQTDSKQDAAPKDGAAGSRISDSVTFTDTARQLNELAAAVEKVPVVDTQRVEQIKQLVDSGQYRVDSERVADRLIALEQMLGDRG; encoded by the coding sequence ATGCCCGACAAAATCGATGGTCTGGGACCTCAAATTACCGAGGCGCTCAATCGCGTTTCGCAATCCAAGTTTCAGACAGATAGCAAGCAAGATGCCGCACCGAAAGACGGAGCGGCAGGTAGTCGGATTTCTGATTCGGTCACCTTCACTGATACGGCCAGGCAGCTTAACGAGCTTGCCGCCGCCGTTGAGAAAGTACCGGTCGTCGATACTCAACGCGTCGAGCAAATCAAACAGCTCGTGGACAGTGGGCAATATCGCGTTGACTCGGAACGGGTAGCCGATCGATTGATCGCACTGGAGCAGATGCTGGGTGACCGTGGGTAA